One region of Eupeodes corollae chromosome 1, idEupCoro1.1, whole genome shotgun sequence genomic DNA includes:
- the LOC129939166 gene encoding LMBR1 domain-containing protein 2 homolog, with protein sequence MAYLLASAIILALFLAGISLYRYGNIQRQHILVTLSVLTAWCFSFLIVFTIPLDVTSTVYRRCLQNKTELYINPNGVTAYVFHKENCEQPWGLVSESIFPNLWRIIYWSSQFLTWLIMPLMQSYLKAGDFTIKGKLKAALIDNAIYYGSYLFICGVLLIYIAAKGVSLDWQKLKAIASSASNTWGLFLLVLLLGYALVEVPRSFWNNAKPGFTLQYAYFKAAKLSSEKAEAEENVDDVLESLQGISRSVPNNHELRPCVETILRKVPTELQERASRNYNRGGNSSSTIVPSEKALVRIHKQVIKSLQTLQRTEALWSVQVETVLHLEDVARNIHSSERRFKTEFPRSRSNIARLFYSPKLDWYWECMLKSPFLKALCIVTATMSFMVVWSELTFFNRRPVLSIFANVINIAKANYDFFTIEIFSLVVLSYLFYCTYSTILRIRFLNLYYLAPHHQTNEHSLIFSGMLLCRLTPPMCLNFLGLIHMDSHIIKQRIMETYYTQIMGHMDVIGIISDGFNIYFPMCMLAFCLATWFSLGSRALNALGFQQFLQNETIATELVQEGKDLIAREKRRRQRAEDAMARRRDFNRTDSAEVNGSTSMGKYRNLRSGGVGVSLTPADGLLRDGDPLGYATTNRQPDLTRSLSDEINDRFGASTHVQIGFKGTSDLEDFEDERRIGPPPRGIFDDV encoded by the exons actgtTTATCGACGCTGTCTGCAAAATAAGACAGAGCTTTACATTAATCCAAATGGAGTTACAGCGTATGTTTTTCATAAAGAAAACTGTGAACAACCTTGGGGTCTGGTATCCGAATCGATATTTCCAAATCTTTGGCGTATAATTTATTGGTCATCTCAATTCCTAACATGGTTGATTATGCCTCTAATGCAATCGTATCTGAAGGCCGGTGATTTTACTATCAAGGGGAAACTTAAAGCCGCCCTTATTGATAACGCCATCTATTACGGATCCTACCTGTTCATATGTGGAGTTCTGCTTATCTATATTGCAGCTAAGGGTGTTTCATTGGACTGGCAGAAGCTCAAAGCTATTGCTTCTTCTGCATCGAATACATGGGGActgtttttgttagttttgttaTTAG gaTATGCTTTGGTTGAGGTACCTAGATCATTTTGGAACAACGCCAAACCGGGTTTTACACTTCAATACGCTTATTTTAAAGCGGCAAAATTGAGCTCAGAAAAGGCAGAAGCTGAGGAGAATGTCGATGATGTTCTAGAATCACTGCAAGGAATCAGTCGTTCTGTGCCGAACAATCACGAGTTGCGACCTTGTGTGGAGACAATTTTAAGGAAAGTTCCAACTGAACTGCAAGAACGTGCAAGTCGCAATTACAATCGAGGTGGAAATAGCTCTTCGACAATAGTGCCATCGGAAAAGGCTCTCGTAAGAATTCATAAGCAAGTGATCAAATCCTTGCAAACATTACAGCGTACCGAAGCCCTTTGGAGTGTTCAGGTTGAAACTGTGCTACATTTGGAAGATGTTGCTCGAAACATCCACTCCTCTGAGCGACGCTTTAAAACTGAATTCCCAAGGAGTCGATCGAATATCGCCAGGCTCTTTTACAGTCCCAAATTGGACTGGTATTGGGAGTGTATGCTGAAGTCACCATTTTTAAAAGCCTTGTGCATTGTCACCGCAACAATGTCATTCATGGTGGTCTGGAGTGAATTGACTTTCTTCAATCGCCGACCTGTTCTTTCAATCTTCGCCAACGTCATCAACATTGCCAAGGCCAATTATGATTTTTTCACAATCGAAATCTTCTCGCTGGTCGTGTTAAGTTACTTGTTCTATTGTACTTATTCGACAATTCTGCGCATCCGATTCCTGAACCTTTACTACCTGGCACCTCATCACCAGACCAACGAGCACAGTTTGATCTTCAGCGGAATGCTTCTCTGTAGATTGACCCCTCCCATGTGCTTGAATTTCCTCGGTCTTATACACATGGATTCCCATATTATTAAACAGCGAATCATGGAGACTTACTACACTCAGATAATGGGGCATATGGACGTGATCGGCATCATTTCGGATGGCTTCAATATCTATTTCCCTATGTGTATGTTAGCCTTTTGTCTAGCAACATGGTTTAGTTTGGGTAGCAGGGCATTGAATGCATTGGGATTCCAGCAATTCTTACAGAATGAAACAATTGCCACAGAACTCGTGCAAGAGGGCAAGGATTTAATAGCTCGTGAAAAACGTCGTCGACAAAGAGCTGAAGATGCAATGGCTCGCAGGCGGGATTTCAATCGAACCGATTCGGCTGAAGTAAATGGTTCGACGAGCATGGGAAAGTATCGTAATCTTCGATCAGGAGGAGTGGGAGTTAGTCTGACACCTGCGGACGGACTACTTAGAGATGGCGATCCATTGGGCTACGCAACAACCAATCGACAACCTGACTTAACCCGTAGTCTTTCCGATGAAATTAATGACCGCTTCGGAGCTAGCACCCATGTTCAAATAGGATTTAAAGGCACAAGTGACTTAGAAGACTTCGAAGATGAACGAAGGATAGGCCCCCCACCAAGAGGGATATTCGATGATGTTTAG